A genomic region of Equus caballus isolate H_3958 breed thoroughbred chromosome 1, TB-T2T, whole genome shotgun sequence contains the following coding sequences:
- the INA gene encoding alpha-internexin, with translation MSFGSEHYLCAASSYRKVFGDGSRLSSRLSGAGGAGSFRSQSLSRSNVASSAACSSASSLGLGLAYRRPPASEGLDLSQAAARTNEYKIIRTNEKEQLQGLNDRFAVFIEKVHQLETQNRALEAELAALRQRHAEPSRVGELFQRELRDLRAQLEEASSARAQALLERDGLAEEVQRLRARCEEESRGREGAERALKAQQRDVDGATLARLDLEKKVESLLDELAFVRQVHDEEVAELLATLQASSQAAAEVDVAVAKPDLSSALREIRAQYESLAAKNLQSAEEWYKSKFANLNEQAARSTEAIRASREEIHEYRRQLQARTIEIEGLRGANESLERQILELEERHSAEVASYQDSIGQLENDLRNTKSEMARHLREYQDLLNVKMALDIEIAAYRKLLEGEETRFSTSGLSISGLNPLPNPSYLLPPRILSSTASKASSTGLSLKKEEEEEEATKVASKKTSQIGESFEEILEETVISTKKTEKSNIEESTTSSQKI, from the exons ATGAGCTTCGGCTCGGAGCACTACCTGTGCGCCGCCTCCTCCTACCGCAAGGTGTTCGGAGACGGCTCTCGCCTGTCCTCGCGCCTCTCCGGCGCCGGCGGCGCGGGCAGCTTCCGCTCGCAGTCGCTGTCCCGCAGCAATGTGGCCTCCTCGGCCGCCTGCTCCTCGGCCTCGTCGCTCGGCCTGGGCCTGGCCTACCGCCGGCCGCCGGCGTCCGAAGGCCTGGACCTGAGCCAGGCGGCGGCGCGCACGAACGAGTACAAGATCATCCGCACCAACGAGAAGGAGCAGCTTCAGGGCCTCAACGACCGCTTCGCCGTGTTCATCGAGAAGGTGCACCAGCTGGAGACGCAGAACCGCGCGCTCGAGGCCGAGCTGGCCGCCCTGCGCCAGCGCCACGCCGAGCCGTCGCGCGTCGGCGAGCTCTTCCAGCGAGAGCTGCGCGACTTGCGCGCGCAGCTGGAGGAGGCGAGCTCAGCGCGCGCGCAGGCCCTGCTGGAGCGCGACGGGCTGGCCGAGGAGGTGCAGCGGCTGCGGGCGCGCTGCGAGGAGGAGAGCCGCGGGCGCGAAGGCGCCGAGCGCGCCCTGAAGGCGCAGCAGCGCGACGTGGACGGCGCCACGTTGGCCCGCCTGGACCTAGAGAAGAAGGTGGAGTCGCTGCTGGACGAGCTGGCCTTCGTGCGCCAGGTGCACGACGAGGAGGTGGCCGAGCTGCTGGCCACGCTGCAGGCATCGTCGCAGGCCGCGGCCGAGGTGGACGTGGCTGTGGCTAAACCAGACCTGAGTTCGGCGCTGAGGGAGATCCGCGCCCAGTATGAGTCCCTGGCCGCCAAGAACCTGCAGTCAGCCGAGGAGTGGTACAAGTCCAAGTTTGCCAACCTGAACGAACAGGCGGCGCGCAGCACCGAGGCTATCCGGGCCAGCCGCGAGGAGATTCACGAGTACCGGCGCCAGCTGCAGGCACGCACCATCGAGATTGAGGGCCTGCGTGGGGCCAATGAGTCCTTGGAGAGGCAGAtcctggagctggaggagaggcaCAGTGCTGAGGTGGCTAGCTACCAG GATAGCATCGGGCAGCTGGAGAATGATCTGAGGAACACCAAGAGTGAGATGGCACGCCACCTTCGTGAATACCAGGACTTGCTCAATGTCAAAATGGCTCTTGACATTGAGATAGCAGCTTACAG GAAACTGCTGGAAGGTGAAGAGACACGTTTTAGCACCAGTGGGTTAAGCATTTCAGGGCTGAATCCACTTCCCAATCCAAGTTACCTGCTCCCACCCAGAATCCTCAGCTCTACCGCCTCCAAAGCCTCCTCCACTGGGCTGTCTCttaagaaagaggaggaggaagaggaggctaCTAAGGTAGCCTCTAAGAAAACCTCCCAGATAGGGGAAAGTTTTGAAGAAATTTTGGAGGAGACAGTGATATCTACTAAGAAAACCGAGAAATCAAATATAGAAGAAAGCACCACTTCAAGCCAAAAAATATAA